The following is a genomic window from Pedobacter sp. KBS0701.
CCATTTGAAATCGCCTTTTTCAAAATTGCGCGAGTTGATATTCAAATCAAAACCTACGTTATCAATTTTCCCAAGATTTACATAGGGAGGGTTAATACCGCCCAAATAATCAGGACCACCCACTAAATAGGCTGGAAGCGTAAGCTGGAATAAGAAGTCTTTTGAAGTTTTTTTGTAAACATCTATACTCGTGCTAATCCTACCGTTTAAAAAGCTCATATCAACACCACCATTGTATTGGATAGAGGTTTGCCATTTTAGTGATTTATTATCGATCCGTCCGGCAAGAAAACCAGTTCCCAAACCCGTTTGTGAAGATCTTAACAAAGAGCTGTATAAATAATTGGGAACATCCTGGTTACCCACCTCTCCGTAACCCAAACGGATCTTAAGCCCGTTTACTACCTTATTGATCCCTTTCATAAATGGTTCTTCAGATAATTTCCAGGAGGCCGCAAATGATGGGAAATAACCAGATTGAGACCCTTCAGCGAACTTAGAAGTCTTGTCTCTTCTGATTGTTGAAGTAAGGCTATATTTAGAATTATAGGTATAAATGGCACGTGCGTAAACCGACTCCTGGCGTTGCGTACCAATATATTCATCATTGGTAGCTGTTACAGCCTGACCTAAATTCAGTGATTGTACATCGTTACTGTAAAATCCCTGGCGTGTTCCTTCAATCCCTCTCCAGTTTGACTGCTGCACCTCGTAACCTAAAATGGCACTAAGGTTATGCTTTTGACCAAAAGTCTGGTTGTAATTAAGATATTCTTTCCAGATTAAAAATGTACTTTGCTGGAATCTTTCCTTTAACGACGCGGTAGGATTGGTAAAACGGCCCCAAGAATAACTCGGCGTAAATACATTATTATCTGAGAAATTAAAATCACCTCCAAGTTCCGATCTTAGCGACAATGGCTTAAGAAACTTAATTTCGTTATAAATATTGGTGTTGATATTCGTCCTGTTCAGCTTATTTTTAATTTGCTGCGCCTGGGCCACCGGATTTAATGCAGCAGCGGCAGCAAGTGGATCAGATAAAGGAGGACCAGTATACGAACCATCAAGGTTAGTTACAGCTAAATCAGGAGCCTGCAATAAAGCATTGTAAATGATCCCGTTATTATCACTGGTCACTACATTTTCTGCAGACCGGCTTCCGGTTAAGGTAATTCCAAGTTTAAACCATTCCTTTACCTGGGCATCAGCATTTACCCGAAGACTATAGCGGCGAAAATCTGAACCGATAACTGTACCATCCTGCCCGAGGTATCCACCAGAAATGTAATAGTTTAGTCCCTCTTTACCCCCGGAAACAGCTACCTGATGACTCTGCTGTGGTGCAGTTGTAAATATTTCCTTTTGCCAGTTGGTACCCTCTCCCAATACTGAAGGATCTGCAAATTCGACCCTTCTTCCGGTACCGTAAATATCACCCAGTGAATTTTGAAGTGCTGCATACTGGCGAAGATTCATTACATCCATATACCTTGCCACACGCTGGAAACCGTAATAACCATCATAATTTATCGAAGAATTACCGCTCCTACCCCTTTTGGTAGTGATGATAATTACCCCATTTGAAGCCCGGTTTCCGTATATTGCTGTTGCAGATGCATCTTTTAGTACATCAATCGACTCAATGTCATTTGGATTGATCAAAGATAACGGACTTACGGTAGTCTGCGAATTGGCATTAGAAGATGAAGCCTGTAAAGGAGATCTTCCGCTGGTACTCTGATTGCCCGCATCGCCTGAAATCGGCACACCATCTATCACATATAAAGGCTCATTACTACCGCTTAAAGAGGTTACTCCACGTACACGTACAGATGTATTGCTACCGGGTGCACCAGAATTTTGCGAAATCGTAAGTCCTGAAGCTCTGCCCTGCAGCATTTGATCGATACTGGTTTGAGGCACATTGGCAATATCGGAAGCTTTTACAGACGAAATAGATCCATTAAGATCTGTACGTTTTTGAGTTCCGTAACCAATCACCACCACATCAGAAAGTGATGTAGTCTGTGCCTTAAGTACCACATTCAGTACGCGATTATTGCCCGGACTAATCTCCTGAGGTTCCATCCCAACAAAAGAAAATACGAGGGTCGTCGATCCGGCAGGCAGAGAAATCTTGTATTTACCATTGATATCTGTAATGGTTGATTGTTTAGTCCCCTTCACATTAACGGCTACCCCGGGAAGCGTTACCCCTTTTTCATCACTCACCGTACCAGAAATCTCTATATCCCGAACGGAGATAGATGTAAATGGCGAATAGGTATTCTTTTTAAGAATAATTGTTTTTTTGATGATTTTGAAATCGAGATTGGTATTTTTTAAAACCACGCCCATTACCTGCTCAATAGGCATGTCGGTTACGTTAAGGTTTACTTTATATTTATCGTAAATATCAGCACGTCTGAAAAGCAAGTGGTAACCAC
Proteins encoded in this region:
- a CDS encoding TonB-dependent receptor, giving the protein MNLFFRIRQVLRRDSYQILLTMRLVVLFFTLTLMQVSASSFSQNLTLKQNNSDIISILKQIEKQSGYHLLFRRADIYDKYKVNLNVTDMPIEQVMGVVLKNTNLDFKIIKKTIILKKNTYSPFTSISVRDIEISGTVSDEKGVTLPGVAVNVKGTKQSTITDINGKYKISLPAGSTTLVFSFVGMEPQEISPGNNRVLNVVLKAQTTSLSDVVVIGYGTQKRTDLNGSISSVKASDIANVPQTSIDQMLQGRASGLTISQNSGAPGSNTSVRVRGVTSLSGSNEPLYVIDGVPISGDAGNQSTSGRSPLQASSSNANSQTTVSPLSLINPNDIESIDVLKDASATAIYGNRASNGVIIITTKRGRSGNSSINYDGYYGFQRVARYMDVMNLRQYAALQNSLGDIYGTGRRVEFADPSVLGEGTNWQKEIFTTAPQQSHQVAVSGGKEGLNYYISGGYLGQDGTVIGSDFRRYSLRVNADAQVKEWFKLGITLTGSRSAENVVTSDNNGIIYNALLQAPDLAVTNLDGSYTGPPLSDPLAAAAALNPVAQAQQIKNKLNRTNINTNIYNEIKFLKPLSLRSELGGDFNFSDNNVFTPSYSWGRFTNPTASLKERFQQSTFLIWKEYLNYNQTFGQKHNLSAILGYEVQQSNWRGIEGTRQGFYSNDVQSLNLGQAVTATNDEYIGTQRQESVYARAIYTYNSKYSLTSTIRRDKTSKFAEGSQSGYFPSFAASWKLSEEPFMKGINKVVNGLKIRLGYGEVGNQDVPNYLYSSLLRSSQTGLGTGFLAGRIDNKSLKWQTSIQYNGGVDMSFLNGRISTSIDVYKKTSKDFLFQLTLPAYLVGGPDYLGGINPPYVNLGKIDNVGFDLNINSRNFEKGDFKWNTSVVLSHYNNEVKELGNGLTELFGTVTNAYLQTPVTRTVVGRSVGEFYGYKVKGIFKTQAQLQSAPVQFGRGIANNSSSTWLGDVQYEDVNGDGVINEKDRTAIGNPNPKFTYGITNTFSYKAFDFTLFLNGSYGSKIMNLLNNTMGNLAAVYQNQYAAYSNFWSPQNPDSNIPAPKIGIDNPNLFVSDRYVESGSFLRIQNVSLGYRVPASWIRKFKFSNLKVYSSVQNLYTFTKYKGYDPEIGAMNQSAILNNIDLGRYPIARTITFGINAQF